One Echinicola strongylocentroti DNA window includes the following coding sequences:
- a CDS encoding SusD/RagB family nutrient-binding outer membrane lipoprotein has translation MNILHKTTLVGLMTLTLGACTSDFEEMNTNPNLIGEDDASAKYFLTELMIRPYIPARYNYWRANLLHTDRYAGHFTLGQNGNWWSDELGYSYNVAYTDAAWDHYNGLLGTVKQLLEFTKPGGAFENELTHSVVLILKSHFFQLYTDTFGMIPYSDVFSEENVSLPKFDSQKDIYKGIIADLDAAMAVIGDNTSTGDALEDLGDNDVIYGGDLQKWKRFANTLKLKMAMRAQGAEGDDFSQAAINEALAAPLLAEGESALIEKDLEISQWDYSAYSDVWHNFGAGSDWVLGQELIDYLRDNNDPRLEQYAKPAEGGEFTLTRPDQAEDEEGYTLFPKRTNFLREVFDKSDAEYTWDDQGDAIVVTMPENTNFIGQPVRLSGEISPILEFGFFSKPSDLVIQQKNQGGSATPETVLLSAESYFLQAEAALTGIGAGNAQDLYQLGIKEAMRVWAVDDAAIDAFLAAEPIAQLDGTVDENLEKIAIQRWIAHYTDGYEAWAIVRDTGYPASLAAGVSDYELYGPGTITAGAYPQRLRYGSSLQATNPDNYGTAIDLQGPDMQGTKLWWAK, from the coding sequence ATGAATATTTTACATAAAACAACATTAGTGGGACTGATGACATTGACCCTCGGAGCTTGTACATCCGACTTCGAGGAAATGAACACCAACCCCAACCTGATCGGCGAGGATGATGCCAGCGCAAAATACTTCCTTACCGAATTGATGATAAGGCCATACATCCCGGCCAGATACAATTACTGGAGAGCAAATCTGCTCCATACCGACCGGTATGCCGGCCACTTTACCTTAGGCCAAAATGGCAACTGGTGGAGTGATGAGCTGGGCTATTCTTATAACGTGGCCTATACCGACGCTGCTTGGGACCATTACAATGGCCTGTTAGGGACAGTGAAACAGTTACTGGAATTTACAAAACCTGGCGGAGCCTTCGAAAATGAGCTTACCCATTCGGTGGTGCTCATCTTGAAGAGTCACTTCTTCCAACTCTATACCGACACATTTGGGATGATTCCTTATAGTGACGTCTTTTCTGAGGAAAATGTGTCCTTACCGAAATTTGATTCCCAAAAGGACATCTACAAAGGCATCATTGCTGATTTGGATGCGGCCATGGCAGTCATCGGTGACAATACCAGTACCGGAGATGCCTTGGAAGACCTTGGTGACAATGATGTCATCTATGGTGGCGACCTACAGAAATGGAAGCGCTTTGCCAATACCCTGAAGCTTAAAATGGCCATGAGAGCACAAGGAGCTGAGGGTGACGACTTCAGTCAAGCGGCTATCAATGAAGCACTGGCTGCACCACTGCTGGCCGAAGGTGAGAGTGCCCTGATCGAGAAAGACCTGGAAATCTCCCAGTGGGACTACTCTGCCTATTCGGATGTATGGCACAATTTCGGAGCGGGGTCAGATTGGGTATTAGGACAAGAACTGATTGATTATCTAAGAGACAATAATGACCCGCGCTTGGAGCAGTATGCCAAGCCAGCAGAAGGTGGCGAGTTCACCCTTACCCGTCCTGACCAAGCTGAAGACGAGGAAGGCTATACCTTGTTTCCCAAAAGGACCAACTTCCTTAGAGAAGTCTTCGACAAATCCGACGCGGAATATACTTGGGATGATCAGGGCGACGCGATCGTGGTCACCATGCCCGAAAACACCAATTTTATCGGCCAGCCAGTAAGGCTCAGTGGAGAAATATCACCTATACTTGAGTTTGGCTTTTTTAGCAAACCAAGTGACCTGGTGATCCAGCAGAAAAACCAAGGTGGCTCTGCTACACCAGAAACAGTGTTGCTTTCGGCAGAATCCTACTTCCTTCAGGCTGAGGCTGCTCTTACAGGAATAGGTGCTGGCAATGCGCAGGACCTTTACCAACTGGGTATCAAAGAAGCCATGCGGGTATGGGCAGTTGATGATGCGGCCATTGATGCGTTCTTGGCTGCTGAACCTATCGCTCAGCTGGACGGTACTGTGGATGAAAACCTGGAAAAAATAGCCATTCAGCGATGGATCGCCCATTATACAGATGGTTATGAAGCTTGGGCGATTGTAAGGGATACGGGATATCCTGCTTCTCTAGCTGCCGGAGTGAGTGATTATGAGCTATATGGCCCCGGTACCATCACCGCAGGTGCTTATCCTCAACGGTTAAGATATGGCAGTAGTCTTCAGGCTACCAATCCAGATAATTATGGAACAGCGATAGACTTGCAAGGGCCTGATATGCAAGGAACTAAGCTATGGTGGGCTAAATAA
- a CDS encoding phosphotransferase enzyme family protein — MITDRITSKSIQLIIGQLLGNFGHDATDTTIRPYGSGHIHKTYLVDGPKQRFILQSFNQSVFPFPDRIAGNLQQVKDHLNEAELDFKLPLPMKTSAGTLFSDHGESFYRLFPFIDGACIDKAENSRQAYLAAKAFGGFIKACSVIEAGGLMEVIEGFHDLSLRYRQFENALKDTQVAMEGEVSEWVDFYKKQVLLVRKYRKYTDILPLRVTHNDTKINNVIYAQDFSKINAVIDLDTVMAGYVFYDFGDLVRTVACTEEEASTDWENIDVDLDKYAALLKGFGEALSGELTTEEKASLPFGGEMMACIMGLRFLTDYLNGNIYYPISYPEQNLHRAKNQGLLLRALQSKREEITALAEKELG; from the coding sequence ATGATTACAGACCGTATAACGAGTAAAAGCATACAATTGATAATTGGTCAGCTGTTGGGGAATTTTGGACATGATGCAACTGACACCACAATACGTCCCTACGGATCAGGCCATATTCATAAGACGTATTTGGTGGATGGGCCTAAGCAGCGATTCATTCTTCAAAGTTTCAATCAGTCGGTATTCCCCTTTCCTGATAGGATAGCAGGAAACCTTCAGCAGGTAAAAGATCATTTGAATGAAGCGGAGCTGGATTTCAAGCTTCCTTTACCGATGAAGACGTCTGCTGGAACGCTTTTTTCTGATCATGGTGAGAGCTTCTACCGGTTGTTTCCCTTCATCGATGGGGCGTGCATCGACAAGGCAGAAAATTCCCGGCAAGCGTACCTGGCAGCCAAGGCTTTTGGAGGTTTTATAAAGGCCTGCTCTGTTATTGAAGCAGGTGGACTAATGGAAGTGATAGAGGGCTTTCACGATCTTTCTTTAAGGTACCGCCAGTTCGAAAATGCCCTCAAGGACACTCAGGTGGCTATGGAAGGAGAAGTAAGTGAGTGGGTTGATTTTTACAAAAAACAGGTTTTGTTGGTGCGAAAATACCGAAAATACACAGATATCCTCCCGCTTCGCGTAACCCATAACGACACCAAGATCAACAATGTCATCTATGCACAAGACTTCAGTAAAATCAATGCGGTGATTGACTTGGATACGGTGATGGCGGGGTATGTTTTCTATGATTTTGGGGATTTGGTGCGTACGGTGGCCTGTACTGAAGAAGAAGCGTCCACGGATTGGGAAAATATAGATGTGGACTTGGATAAATATGCCGCCTTGCTGAAAGGTTTTGGAGAAGCATTAAGTGGAGAACTGACCACCGAAGAAAAGGCATCCCTCCCTTTTGGCGGGGAAATGATGGCCTGTATCATGGGGCTTCGGTTCTTGACGGATTACCTCAATGGCAATATCTACTATCCCATCAGCTATCCCGAACAAAACCTCCACCGTGCCAAAAACCAAGGCCTCTTGCTACGGGCTTTGCAAAGTAAGCGGGAGGAGATAACAGCATTGGCAGAGAAGGAGTTGGGCTGA
- a CDS encoding sodium:solute symporter family protein: MNISPIDWGIIAAFFIISLLIGIFTSKTAGKSSKDFFLSGRNMPWWLLGVSMVATTFSADTPNLVTDIVRVNGVSGNWGWWCFLLTGMLTVFVYAKLWRRSEITTDLEFYELRYGGKPAAFLRGFRAIYLGVFFNIVIMATVSLAAIKIGGVMLGLTPVQTLLIASIVTVIYSSLGGLKGVLLTDFFQFFIAMAGAIGAAIYILDLPQIGSLENLLTHPNVSDKLSFFPDFSNMNEVIPMLLVPIAIQWWATWYPGAEPGGGGYIAQRMLSAKNEKNAIGATLFFNVAHYALRPWPWIIIALSSLIIFPEISDLQKAFPHMPADKLGNDLAYSAMLTYLPTGLIGIVLASLIAAVMSTLSTHLNWGSSYVVNDFYLRFVKPEASDKELVNVGRISTVVLMGLAALLALSLSNALEAFNILLQIGAGTGLIFILRWFWWRINSYTEISAMIISFIVALFFETINPKFNIISIPEGMEYLKLLYGVSITTATWVTVTLVTRPEKEEVLLSFYKKVKPAAYGWRKVLDKHPEVEAEQGQLPFEIGLMVTGSVAIYAALFAIGFWLYDNVLSASIATVISAVGFYILFRGWNKIKLF; this comes from the coding sequence ATGAACATTTCTCCTATCGACTGGGGCATAATAGCTGCCTTTTTCATCATTTCGTTGCTGATAGGCATATTTACCTCCAAAACCGCCGGTAAAAGTTCTAAAGACTTCTTCTTATCAGGAAGAAACATGCCTTGGTGGCTCCTTGGTGTGTCCATGGTGGCCACTACCTTCTCTGCTGATACGCCAAACTTGGTTACGGACATTGTCCGGGTAAACGGTGTGTCCGGCAATTGGGGATGGTGGTGTTTCCTTCTTACGGGTATGCTCACCGTTTTCGTTTATGCCAAGCTATGGAGAAGATCTGAAATCACCACGGACTTAGAGTTTTATGAGCTTCGGTATGGCGGCAAGCCAGCAGCCTTCCTAAGAGGCTTTAGGGCCATCTATCTTGGTGTCTTTTTTAACATCGTGATCATGGCCACCGTTTCACTTGCTGCTATTAAGATCGGCGGTGTGATGCTTGGTTTGACACCCGTGCAGACCTTGCTGATCGCTTCCATCGTAACGGTAATTTACAGCTCCCTTGGAGGCTTGAAAGGTGTTTTGCTGACGGATTTCTTCCAGTTCTTTATCGCCATGGCCGGTGCTATTGGTGCGGCAATTTACATCCTTGATTTACCGCAAATTGGTTCTCTCGAAAACCTACTGACCCATCCCAACGTTTCCGATAAGCTTTCATTCTTTCCTGATTTCAGCAATATGAATGAAGTAATTCCGATGCTTTTGGTGCCTATTGCCATCCAGTGGTGGGCCACTTGGTACCCCGGCGCAGAGCCAGGAGGAGGGGGATACATCGCCCAAAGGATGCTTTCTGCTAAAAATGAGAAAAATGCCATTGGCGCCACCCTTTTCTTTAATGTGGCCCATTACGCACTCCGACCTTGGCCATGGATCATCATTGCACTTTCCTCATTGATCATCTTCCCAGAAATCAGTGATTTGCAAAAAGCTTTTCCACATATGCCTGCAGATAAGTTGGGGAATGACTTGGCTTATTCCGCCATGCTGACTTACCTCCCTACTGGACTGATCGGAATCGTCTTGGCCTCTTTGATCGCTGCGGTGATGTCCACGCTTTCGACCCACCTGAACTGGGGATCGTCCTATGTGGTTAATGACTTCTATCTGCGATTTGTGAAGCCTGAAGCTTCCGACAAGGAACTCGTAAATGTAGGAAGGATTTCCACTGTGGTACTTATGGGCCTTGCCGCTTTATTGGCATTGTCGCTTTCCAATGCCCTGGAAGCCTTCAATATCCTCCTGCAAATTGGCGCAGGAACAGGCTTGATCTTTATCTTGAGATGGTTCTGGTGGAGAATCAATTCCTATACAGAAATCTCTGCGATGATCATTTCATTTATCGTAGCTCTTTTCTTTGAGACTATTAATCCTAAATTCAACATAATCAGTATCCCGGAAGGAATGGAATACCTGAAGTTGCTTTACGGCGTCAGTATTACCACTGCCACTTGGGTGACGGTAACGTTGGTCACCAGACCAGAAAAGGAAGAAGTACTACTTTCTTTCTACAAAAAAGTCAAACCTGCGGCTTACGGATGGAGAAAAGTCCTGGACAAGCACCCAGAAGTAGAAGCGGAACAAGGCCAGCTACCATTTGAGATCGGCCTTATGGTAACAGGTTCTGTGGCCATTTATGCTGCACTATTTGCCATTGGCTTCTGGCTGTATGATAATGTCCTATCAGCTAGCATCGCCACGGTCATCAGTGCCGTTGGCTTTTACATCCTGTTTAGAGGCTGGAATAAAATCAAGCTGTTTTAG
- a CDS encoding family 10 glycosylhydrolase, with the protein MKITMRFYGIIALVLMMASCAGSKKVSQAPSPVPSAPAETTPEESPVPVEQPNDAPAPETMPMFTPPEREMRGVWIATVANIDWPSSSTDSFEQQQRDFIQILDFYKQRNFNAVFVQVRAAGDAFYPSKLAPWSRYLTGKEGKAPATVMDPLKWMIQVAHERGMEFHAWLNPYRASFNLNVDELSPSHDYYRHPDWMVKYGTKLYYNPGLPAVREHLVGVVGEVTENYDVDGIHFDDYFYPYKISGVEFDDKQAYRQYGNGLPLADWRRANVDKLIKAVHQEIKNEKPWVQFGVSPFGVWRNASVDPRGSETRAGHTNFDDLYADPLIWMKNGWVDYIAPQIYWSMDFPAASYKTLIKWWSENANGTKIYVGNASYKIRSDGDDSWDSSFEIPNQVALGRSTPGIEGNVFFRAKSMMGNNRDVANLLLQNNYTNPVLTPALQVSYGVMQNLLPEVESSHLADRGLQLKITNAYLSEAVVLFGLSPNGKWELIESQRTSTSFDNKTFAFDSFMIQNYQYLAVGFRGNYGELSQMKVWKP; encoded by the coding sequence ATGAAAATTACGATGCGGTTTTACGGTATCATCGCCTTGGTGCTGATGATGGCTTCCTGTGCGGGCTCCAAGAAGGTCAGCCAAGCACCGTCTCCTGTGCCATCTGCGCCAGCCGAAACCACTCCTGAAGAGTCTCCTGTCCCTGTGGAGCAACCTAACGATGCGCCAGCACCAGAGACAATGCCGATGTTTACTCCTCCTGAGCGTGAAATGAGGGGCGTGTGGATTGCTACGGTGGCCAATATCGACTGGCCATCTTCCAGTACGGACAGCTTTGAACAGCAGCAGCGTGATTTTATCCAGATATTGGACTTCTATAAGCAGCGAAATTTCAATGCGGTTTTTGTCCAGGTTAGGGCGGCGGGAGATGCTTTTTATCCCAGTAAGCTGGCTCCTTGGTCGCGGTACCTGACCGGAAAGGAAGGAAAAGCCCCTGCCACCGTGATGGATCCCCTGAAATGGATGATCCAGGTAGCACACGAAAGAGGCATGGAATTTCACGCCTGGTTAAATCCCTACAGGGCATCATTTAACCTTAATGTGGACGAACTTAGTCCCTCACACGATTACTACCGACATCCTGACTGGATGGTAAAATATGGCACCAAACTTTATTACAACCCCGGTCTACCAGCAGTTAGAGAGCACTTAGTGGGAGTAGTAGGAGAAGTAACCGAAAATTATGATGTGGACGGTATTCACTTTGACGATTATTTTTATCCTTATAAAATCAGTGGGGTAGAATTTGATGATAAACAAGCCTATCGCCAATACGGCAATGGCCTACCCTTGGCCGATTGGCGACGCGCCAATGTGGATAAGTTGATAAAAGCTGTCCATCAGGAAATAAAGAATGAAAAACCATGGGTGCAGTTTGGGGTAAGTCCTTTTGGTGTGTGGCGCAATGCCTCGGTAGACCCTCGTGGTTCGGAGACCAGGGCCGGCCATACCAACTTTGATGATTTATATGCAGATCCATTGATATGGATGAAAAATGGCTGGGTCGATTATATCGCTCCACAGATCTATTGGAGCATGGATTTTCCTGCGGCTTCTTATAAAACCCTTATCAAATGGTGGTCTGAAAATGCTAACGGGACGAAAATTTATGTGGGCAATGCCTCTTATAAAATCCGAAGCGATGGTGATGACAGCTGGGACAGCAGTTTCGAAATCCCCAATCAAGTAGCCTTAGGGAGGAGTACGCCTGGTATAGAAGGAAATGTATTTTTCAGGGCCAAGTCCATGATGGGCAATAACCGGGATGTGGCTAACCTCCTACTCCAAAATAATTATACCAATCCGGTGTTAACCCCAGCCCTGCAAGTCAGTTATGGTGTAATGCAAAACCTGTTGCCAGAAGTGGAGAGTTCCCATCTGGCGGACAGAGGACTGCAATTAAAAATTACCAATGCCTACCTATCCGAAGCTGTTGTGCTCTTTGGTCTGTCGCCCAATGGCAAATGGGAGCTTATAGAAAGTCAGCGTACGAGCACTTCATTTGATAACAAGACCTTTGCCTTCGATAGCTTTATGATCCAAAATTACCAATACCTCGCAGTGGGCTTTAGGGGAAATTATGGTGAGCTGTCCCAGATGAAAGTATGGAAGCCGTAA
- the gldD gene encoding gliding motility lipoprotein GldD, whose product MRNSVIFGMVLLALVACGDGDYLPKPKGYNRIDLPEKGFVKLPDNYPYQFDRSVHTEVEADTFNLDKKYWINLAYHSLGAKVHLTYKAINGNEARLRDILDDAFRLTAKHQIKAYSIDEAVTRTPKGYVGVVAELSGEVPTQFQFFVTDSTDNFLRGALYFNTAVKNDSLAPVIEYIKEDMTHLINTLEFKN is encoded by the coding sequence ATGAGAAACAGCGTGATTTTCGGCATGGTGTTATTGGCATTGGTAGCCTGTGGAGACGGTGACTACTTGCCAAAGCCCAAGGGGTATAACCGGATTGACCTTCCCGAAAAGGGATTTGTAAAGCTACCGGACAATTATCCTTACCAGTTTGACCGTTCTGTTCACACTGAGGTAGAAGCAGATACTTTTAATTTGGATAAAAAATATTGGATCAATTTGGCCTATCATTCCTTAGGGGCAAAAGTCCACCTGACATACAAAGCAATCAATGGAAATGAGGCCAGGCTCAGGGACATTCTGGATGATGCATTTAGGCTGACCGCAAAACACCAAATCAAAGCCTATAGCATCGACGAGGCTGTAACCCGGACGCCGAAAGGCTATGTCGGCGTAGTGGCCGAACTCAGCGGTGAAGTACCTACCCAGTTTCAGTTTTTTGTGACTGATTCTACCGATAATTTTCTACGAGGGGCATTGTATTTTAACACTGCGGTCAAAAACGACAGTTTGGCTCCTGTAATCGAATACATCAAAGAAGACATGACCCACCTGATAAATACCTTGGAGTTTAAAAATTAA
- a CDS encoding DinB family protein: MIKIFKPIVLSLCLMLSAFYSNAQTNQEEFSSKWNTMKGYTVEILEAMPDDKLDFKPVDDVMSFREMVMHIAGANIMMANNFLKKGDAGVDMEKKDMSKAELKEAVEKSFDFVAETVASLTDDELAEEVEVFGGNKITRRQVENLIDTHGIHHRGNLIVYLRLNGVEPPAFRAW, encoded by the coding sequence ATGATCAAAATTTTCAAACCCATCGTTTTATCACTTTGCTTGATGCTGAGCGCTTTTTATTCCAATGCCCAAACCAATCAAGAAGAGTTTTCCTCAAAGTGGAATACCATGAAAGGATATACGGTAGAGATTCTGGAAGCCATGCCCGATGACAAACTTGACTTCAAGCCTGTGGATGATGTCATGAGCTTTCGTGAAATGGTCATGCACATCGCCGGCGCCAATATCATGATGGCCAATAACTTTCTCAAAAAAGGTGATGCAGGCGTGGACATGGAGAAAAAAGACATGAGCAAAGCGGAGCTTAAAGAAGCCGTGGAAAAGTCTTTTGACTTTGTCGCTGAGACGGTGGCATCCCTGACTGATGATGAGCTTGCCGAAGAAGTGGAGGTTTTTGGCGGAAATAAAATCACCCGCAGACAAGTAGAAAATCTTATTGACACCCATGGCATCCACCATAGAGGAAATTTGATCGTTTACCTTAGATTAAATGGCGTTGAGCCACCTGCTTTCCGGGCTTGGTAA
- a CDS encoding glycoside hydrolase family 43 protein, with protein sequence MNLIKIALAVVLAISSTENIIGQELQFDNPIAEQRADPWIYRTDDGTYYLIATVPDYDRIVLRKASTINGLKTAEEKTLWTKHDKGVMGHHIWAPELHKIDGRWYIYFAAGEAENIWNIRMWALSTDEEDPMEGDWKEEGQVKTAIESFSLDATTFEHQGKRYMIWAQNVRGGEHGTALVMSEMKDATTLTGPEVILTEPEFSWERVKYNVNEGPAVIKNDGKIFVTYSASATNDNYCVGLLWIDEDAELLNESNWNKSPGPVFYTNEDVKRYGPGHNSFTTAEDGETLIMIYHARDYREIQGHELSDPNRATRARVVRWTPSGFPDFMQKVGD encoded by the coding sequence ATGAACCTCATTAAAATAGCCTTAGCAGTGGTTTTGGCCATTTCCTCCACTGAAAACATCATCGGACAAGAACTGCAATTTGATAACCCCATTGCTGAGCAACGAGCTGATCCATGGATATACAGAACAGATGATGGTACCTATTACCTTATCGCCACAGTTCCTGATTACGACCGCATCGTCCTTAGGAAGGCCAGCACCATCAACGGTCTAAAAACTGCCGAAGAAAAAACGCTATGGACCAAACACGATAAAGGTGTGATGGGGCACCATATCTGGGCTCCTGAGCTGCATAAAATAGATGGCAGGTGGTACATTTACTTTGCTGCCGGAGAAGCAGAGAACATCTGGAACATCCGTATGTGGGCGCTGTCCACTGACGAAGAAGACCCTATGGAAGGAGACTGGAAAGAAGAAGGCCAGGTCAAAACAGCTATTGAATCCTTCTCATTGGATGCCACCACTTTTGAGCACCAAGGCAAGAGGTACATGATCTGGGCACAGAATGTCCGCGGTGGGGAGCATGGCACGGCCTTGGTCATGTCCGAAATGAAAGATGCCACTACCCTTACTGGCCCAGAAGTGATCCTGACAGAGCCAGAGTTTAGCTGGGAAAGGGTAAAATACAACGTCAATGAGGGGCCTGCGGTGATCAAAAATGACGGGAAAATTTTCGTCACCTACTCGGCCAGTGCCACAAATGATAATTACTGCGTAGGGCTATTATGGATCGATGAAGACGCTGAGCTGCTGAACGAATCAAATTGGAACAAGTCACCGGGGCCGGTATTCTACACCAATGAGGACGTCAAAAGATACGGCCCTGGACATAATTCTTTCACCACTGCTGAAGACGGCGAGACACTGATAATGATTTACCACGCTCGTGATTACAGAGAAATCCAAGGCCATGAGCTGTCCGATCCAAACCGTGCCACCCGAGCAAGAGTCGTAAGGTGGACACCAAGTGGTTTCCCGGATTTCATGCAGAAGGTAGGGGATTAA
- the pdhA gene encoding pyruvate dehydrogenase (acetyl-transferring) E1 component subunit alpha translates to MAKKSSTTTKSKVKYSKETYTFWYESMLLMRRFEEKAGQLYGQQKIRGFCHLYIGQEACAAGAITALEKDDKWITAYRDHAHPLGLGTDPGAVMAELFGKATGTTKGKGGSMHIFDKERNFMGGHGIVGAQVPMGLGIGFAEKYKGTKNLCICHMGDGAVRQGAVHESFNLAMLYKVPVIFVIENNGYAMGTSVKRSSNVDDLSTLGESYDMPSFAVDGMNVEEVHEAVAEAAERARKGDGPTLLEVRTYRYKGHSMSDPQKYRTREEVEEYKAKDPIEQVKKTIMDNSILSEDEIKEIDDKVKKQVADAVKFAEESPWPDGQKAFEDVYMQEDYPFVME, encoded by the coding sequence ATGGCGAAAAAAAGTTCGACAACCACTAAATCCAAAGTAAAATACTCCAAAGAGACCTATACCTTTTGGTATGAGAGCATGTTGCTCATGAGGAGGTTTGAAGAAAAAGCCGGCCAACTTTATGGTCAACAAAAAATCAGAGGTTTTTGTCACCTATACATAGGTCAGGAAGCTTGTGCTGCTGGAGCGATCACAGCGCTTGAAAAAGACGACAAGTGGATCACTGCTTACAGGGACCACGCCCATCCATTGGGACTGGGAACTGATCCAGGTGCCGTGATGGCCGAATTGTTCGGCAAAGCTACCGGAACCACCAAAGGTAAAGGCGGATCCATGCACATCTTTGACAAGGAGCGTAACTTCATGGGAGGTCATGGCATCGTAGGAGCACAAGTACCTATGGGACTTGGAATTGGTTTTGCCGAGAAGTACAAAGGCACCAAAAACCTTTGTATCTGCCATATGGGTGATGGTGCTGTGAGGCAGGGTGCCGTACATGAGTCCTTTAACCTGGCCATGCTCTACAAAGTGCCTGTCATCTTCGTTATCGAAAACAACGGCTATGCCATGGGTACATCGGTGAAGCGATCTTCCAATGTGGATGACCTTTCCACACTCGGAGAATCTTACGATATGCCTTCTTTTGCAGTGGACGGCATGAATGTAGAAGAAGTGCATGAGGCAGTAGCCGAAGCCGCTGAAAGAGCCAGAAAAGGCGATGGACCTACTTTATTGGAAGTAAGAACCTACCGCTACAAAGGCCACTCCATGTCTGATCCCCAGAAGTACAGAACCCGTGAGGAGGTCGAGGAGTATAAAGCAAAAGATCCTATCGAGCAGGTGAAGAAGACTATCATGGATAATAGCATCCTGAGCGAAGACGAAATAAAGGAGATCGATGACAAAGTGAAAAAGCAAGTAGCTGATGCGGTGAAGTTTGCGGAAGAATCTCCATGGCCTGACGGACAAAAAGCATTTGAAGATGTCTATATGCAAGAGGATTATCCTTTTGTCATGGAATAA
- a CDS encoding tetratricopeptide repeat protein: MAKKEIKKGQHKEEHDHDLLENPEAIADSLGKGEAFLKKNSRIVGGILIAGILVIAGILYFQFNTANKDKQAQADMFQAVYYYEQDSLDYALNGDGVNDGFLQILDEYNGTNSANLAHFYTGSIYLTQGEFQKAVDHLGDFSADDFFVQAKAYSLLGDAHMELGQTSEAISAYEKAANYKVNKFFTPMYLNKLAVAYESAGQLDKAISTYGKIEKNYPESYEFTLARKHKACLEGLASK, from the coding sequence ATGGCTAAGAAAGAAATAAAAAAAGGACAGCATAAGGAAGAGCATGATCACGATTTGCTCGAAAACCCAGAAGCTATTGCTGATTCGTTGGGGAAAGGTGAAGCTTTCTTGAAGAAAAACTCACGCATTGTGGGAGGAATCCTGATCGCAGGCATTCTGGTAATTGCAGGTATCCTTTACTTCCAGTTCAACACTGCCAATAAAGACAAGCAAGCTCAAGCTGATATGTTCCAAGCAGTATATTACTACGAGCAAGACAGTCTGGACTATGCCCTTAATGGCGATGGAGTCAATGATGGCTTCCTGCAAATTTTGGACGAATACAACGGCACCAACTCTGCCAATCTTGCCCATTTTTATACAGGTTCTATCTATCTCACACAAGGAGAATTCCAGAAAGCGGTAGACCACTTAGGGGACTTTTCTGCAGATGACTTCTTTGTACAGGCTAAGGCATACAGCCTTTTGGGGGATGCGCATATGGAGCTTGGCCAAACCAGCGAAGCCATCAGCGCTTATGAAAAAGCAGCCAATTATAAGGTGAATAAGTTCTTCACTCCGATGTACCTTAATAAACTAGCTGTGGCCTACGAATCCGCGGGACAGTTGGACAAGGCCATCAGTACATATGGCAAAATCGAAAAGAACTATCCAGAATCGTACGAGTTTACTTTAGCACGAAAGCACAAAGCATGCTTGGAGGGCCTTGCTTCTAAGTAA
- the ribH gene encoding 6,7-dimethyl-8-ribityllumazine synthase, which translates to MATSLKNLSQHSDTNIADISNRKFGIVVSEWNEEITESLYEGAVETLLIHGAKKENIFRKNVPGSFELTLGAQWVAEVKEIDAVICLGCVIQGETKHFDFICDAVAHGITNVGLRYNKPVIFGVLTPNNQQQALDRAGGKHGNKGDEAAITAIKMLGF; encoded by the coding sequence ATGGCAACATCACTGAAAAATCTTAGCCAGCACTCTGACACCAATATCGCCGATATCAGCAATAGAAAGTTTGGGATTGTGGTTTCCGAGTGGAACGAAGAGATCACCGAATCCCTCTATGAAGGAGCCGTGGAAACCTTGCTGATCCACGGAGCAAAAAAAGAAAATATCTTCCGCAAAAATGTTCCCGGATCGTTTGAACTTACCCTTGGTGCCCAGTGGGTGGCAGAGGTGAAGGAAATCGACGCGGTCATTTGTCTCGGATGTGTCATCCAAGGCGAAACCAAGCACTTTGACTTTATCTGTGATGCCGTGGCGCATGGTATCACCAATGTGGGCCTTAGGTACAATAAGCCTGTTATCTTCGGAGTACTCACCCCAAATAACCAACAGCAGGCGCTGGATCGTGCTGGAGGCAAGCATGGCAACAAAGGTGATGAAGCGGCCATCACGGCCATCAAAATGCTGGGATTCTAA